A single Lolium perenne isolate Kyuss_39 chromosome 6, Kyuss_2.0, whole genome shotgun sequence DNA region contains:
- the LOC127306778 gene encoding uncharacterized protein translates to MDTSAADLEARQLAILRRIEELELAAEQRRLGALSISHAEAEVEPGGTEVRLSATLAARGVRDFAFRRVPSDYYDRSLEERRGILAADSVAQLCKSIVMVNTKAAADVSDCTNPKNSKYYVVIVQYMARLNAETIKNFLYALNENQIPKKRFNMRLAPEEESCMLTGFVHNAVTCIGMNTDIPVIIDEAITKLDEDFFWLGGGEVDLKLGMRTSQFLKAFNPFVVNCS, encoded by the exons ATGGACACCTCCGCGGCCGATCTCGAGGCGCGTCAGCTTGCCATCCTCCGCCGCATCGAGGAGCTCGAGCTCGCCGCCGAGCAGCGCCGCCTCGGGGCGCTTTCCATCTCCCATGCCGAGGCGGAGGTGGAGCCGGGGGGCACCGAGGTGCGGCTCTCGGCCACCCTGGCCGCGCGCGGCGTGCGCGACTTCGCCTTCCGGCGCGTCCCCTCTGACTACTACGACCGCTCCCTCGAGGAGCGCCGCGGAATCCTCGCCGCCGACTCGGTCGCCCAGCTCTGCAAGAGTATCGTCATG GTGAATACCAAAGCTGCTGCTGATGTATCTGACTGCACTAACCCGAAGAATTCTAAATATTATGTTGTCATTGTTCAG TATATGGCACGGCTTAATGCGGAAACCATCAAGAACTTCCTGTATGCCCTAAATGAGAATCAGATACCTAAAAAGAGATTTAACA TGAGGCTCGCACCAGAAGAGGAGTCATGCATGCTTACTGGGTTTGTGCACAATGCTGTGACATGCATTGGAATGAACACAGATATACCG GTTATCATAGATGAAGCCATCACCAAGTTGGATGAGGATTTCTTCTGGCTAGGTGGTGGAGAAGTTGACCTCAAGCTTGGGATGCGGACCTCACAGTTCCTAAAAGCCTTCAATCCATTTGTGGTGAACTGCAGTTAA